A part of Candidatus Methylomirabilota bacterium genomic DNA contains:
- a CDS encoding VOC family protein: MKKRTSDPWMPADRFGRGLPVLTVNLLVREVARAVEFYRKVLAARVHYADPDFAALAVNGVELMLHADHTYDKHPWHAALTRGERRGLGAELRLFGVDPDVVEGAARGVGAPIVQPATTKGHGWREVMVEDPDGYVWAVGVRAPG, encoded by the coding sequence GTGAAGAAGCGCACGAGCGATCCGTGGATGCCCGCCGACCGTTTTGGGCGCGGGCTCCCCGTGCTGACGGTGAACCTGCTCGTGCGCGAGGTCGCGCGGGCCGTCGAGTTTTACCGGAAGGTGCTCGCGGCGAGGGTTCACTATGCGGACCCGGATTTCGCGGCCCTCGCGGTGAACGGCGTCGAGCTCATGCTCCACGCCGACCACACCTACGACAAGCATCCCTGGCACGCGGCGCTGACGCGCGGCGAGCGCCGGGGCCTCGGCGCCGAGCTCCGGCTGTTCGGGGTCGATCCAGACGTCGTCGAGGGCGCCGCCCGGGGGGTCGGCGCCCCGATCGTCCAGCCCGCGACCACGAAGGGCCACGGCTGGCGCGAGGTGATGGTCGAGGATCCCGACGGCTACGTGTGGGCGGTGGGCGTCCGGGCGCCCGGATAG